In the genome of Streptomyces sp. Q6, the window CATCGCCTGGAACTCCTACGCCCACAACGAGACCACCGAACGCGCCGGTTCGCCGCGCGTGCTCCAGCCCAACGAGCCGATCCAGGTCGGTGTCGCCCTGGCCTACGGCGACCTGAAGCTGGTCAAGCGGCTCGGCGCCCACCCCGACGCGCTGGACAGCGCGCTGAAGAAGGTGCCGTTCCCGTTCCACGTCACCTGTGTCATCCACCCGCAGGGACGGCCGCCGAAGGTCGTCGTCAACGAGGACTACCGGGTCTCCGTGGACAAGCCCGTCACCGTCGAGGGCATTCCGGCCGGCGCCGAGTGCACCGTGTGGGAGACCTCGGCCCGCGGCGGGGCGAGTGACCACCCCGAGAGCGACCCGGTGAAGTTCACCGTCGAGCCGGGCTACGGCAAGAACACCGTGGAGACGACGCGGATCACCAACTCCTTCGAGTTCGGTGCCCTGCAGCTGGTCAAGTCGGTGGACGGCGATGCCGCGCAGTACGCGGACGGCCGCGCCTTCGGCGTCCAGGTCTCCTGCGCCCTGCCGAACGCCGCGGGCAAGCCCACCGACCGCATCCTGCGCAAGACGTACCAGGTCACCGCGGACGAGCCGGTCACCATCAAGCCGCTTCCGGTCAACTCCCAGTGCTGGGCCGAGGAGGTGGACACCGGCGGCGCCGAGAAGGCGGTCGTCGACCACGGCTCGGCGGACAACCCGGCGGTGATCACGGCCGACGGCAGCGGTGACACGGCGACCATCTCCGTCACCAACACCTTCCCGGCCGCCGAACTGACCGTCACCAAGCACGTGGTGAACGGCGACGCGGGTCCCTACGACTTCGCCCTCAACTGCACCACCGAGCAGGGCGACGTGCCGCTGGCCCCCGAGGACAGCGCGTTCGAGCTGAGCGACGGCGAGAGCCGCACGATCAGCGTCCCGAAGGGAGCCGCCTGCACGGTGACCGAGACGGACGTCCCGACCGGGGACACTGTCACGTACACCACGTCCGAGGGCGGTGACGACGGCGAGGTCACGGTCGACGGCGCCACCTCGGTCGACATCACCAACACCTTCGACGAGCCCGTCCCCACCCCGGACGAGCCCTCCGACCACGGCAAGGGCCACCTGGCCGACACCGGCTCCTCCTGGAACTGGACGGTCTTCGCGGTCCTGATGGCGGCCCTGACCCTGATCGGCGGAGCCTTCGCCCGCCGCGCGTCCCGCAGGCCGTAACCGCACCCCGCTCACCCACCCACCCGAGCCCCCGGTCCTCCCCGACCCGGGGGCTCGGCCACGTCACGACGCACCTGGAAGAGGACAGCGAAAAGGCCCCGGTCGATGACCTGGGGCCTTGGCTGTGCGACACACTCTGGAGCGGGTGACGAGAATCGAACTCGCGCTCTAAGCTTGGGAAGCTTATGTTCTACCATTAAACTACACCCGCGTGGTACGGCCGTTGAAGCGATCCGTACTGCCGGACACTGTACCTCATGCCGGGTCCCGAGCGCTGGAGCGCCGGGGCCCGGCTGCGTTGTGTGGGGGCGGAAGTGACTGCGGGTGAAGGGAGTTGGGGCGTACGGTGGGGGCACCGCGAGAGGGCTGTCCAGGGTCGGGGAGTCGCCTGGCTCGGCGTCCCTTTCATCCCGTAATGTGACCCCTCGTCGTCGGTCAGGAAACTGGCCCAATGGCTTCGTGGGGAAGGGACTCCGGGACTTGATGGACTCGATGGAACGCACCGTCGTCCGTTGTGCCGAAGGGCACGTTTTCAGCACCGCTACGTTCCCGATGCAGCAGGCGGACCGCCTCGGTCCCGGCCGGCTCATTCGGTGTCCGCGGTGCGCCCGACTGCGGCACGCCGTTCCTGTGGGATCGCATAAGCCGTAGTCGTACGGACCAGGTGAAGCGCGCGGGCCCGCCGATTGTGGTGGGCCCGCGCGCTCTGCGTATCCTCGCTACGTGCTTCTCTCAGACAAGGACATCCGGGCCGAGATCGACGCCGGGCGGGTCCGGATCGATCCCTATGACGAATCCATGGTTCAGCCGTCGAGCATCGATGTGCGGCTCGACCGCTACTTCCGGGTGTTCGAGAACCACAAGTACCCGCACATCGACCCGAGCGTGGAGCAGGCCGACCTGACGCGCACGGTGGAGCCGGAGGGTGACGAGCCGTTCATCCTGCACCCCGGGGAGTTCGTGCTCGCCTCTACGTACGAGGTCATCACACTGCCCGACGACCTCGCCTCGCGCCTGGAGGGCAAGAGCTCGCTGGGCCGCCTCGGGCTCGTCACGCACTCCACGGCCGGGTTCATCGACCCGGGCTTCAGCGGGCACGTCACGCTGGAGCTGTCGAACCTCGCGACGCTCCCCATCAAGCTCTGGCCGGGCATGAAGATCGGGCAGCTGTGCATGTTCCGGCTGTCCTCGCCCGCCGAGCACCCGTACGGCAGCGAGCGCTACGGATCGCGGTACCAGGGGCAGCGCGGACCGACCGCCTCCCGTTCCTTCCTCAATTTCCATCGGACCCAGGTGTGAGCAGCAGCGACATGAGTGACGTCAGCCCCGTGCGCGAGAACCTTACGTACGAGAAGTTCGGGGTCGCGGTGCGCGAACTCGCGCAGACCATCGCCGACGACGGCTACGAGCCCGACATCGTGCTGAGCATCGCGCGCGGCGGTGTGTTCGTCGCGGGCGGGCTCGCGTATGCGCTGGACTGCAAGAACATTCACCTTGTCAACGTGGAGTTCTACGAAGGTGTCGGGCGGACGCTGCCCATGCCGGTGATGCTCGCGCCGGTGCCGAATGTCGTCGACTTCAAGGACAAGAAAGTCCTCATCACGGACGACGTCGCGGACACCGGCAAGACGCTCAAGCTGGTCCATGACTTCTGCCTCGACGAGGTGGCGGAGGTGCGCTCCGCAGTCATCTACGAGAAGTCCCACTCCCTCGTGAAGTGCGAGTACGTCTGGAAGCGCACAGAGGATTGGATCAACTTCCCGTGGTCGGTTCTGCCTCCCGTCGTGCGACGTGACGGCCAGGTCCTGGACGCCTGAAGCCGGTGAAACGGACGAGGCCCCGCACGCGCCAGGCGTGCGGGGCCTCGGGTTTCTCTTGCGGCTCTTCACCGTCGAGTCTGGCGCGGCGGAGGGCCGAACGGCTGCTCCTTCGCCAACGAGACCCCGCCATCGGCGATGAACGTTCCCAGGCCCTTGACGCGCCGGATCAGCCCCGCCTCCTTCAGGCGGGCCATGACCTTGTCGGCAGTGGACGTTGCGATGCCGAACTCTGCCGCGAGTTCGGCCACGGACGGGAGTCGGTCTGCCGAGGTGTACCGGCCCAGGGCGATCCGATGCGCGACCGCCGCGGCCACCTGCTGCCACACCAAGTGGGTCCGGTCGATGTCGTAGGTCACGCCAGAAATCCTAATCGGCCTCCATGCTGCGCGCACCCTTACTAATCTCTGGGTACGTGCGGGTACGTGCGGGTACGCGCAGGTATGGAGAGGTGAGATCGCATGGTGGACGACGGCTCGATGGCGTCGGTGAACCCCCTGGTCGACAACGGTTGGGCGCTGCCGACGGAGCGCAGCTTCGCGGACTGCTGGGAGGAGTGGATGGGGTTCGGAACCCGGGAAAAGTCCTCACTCATCCAGTACCGGAGCATCTACAAGCATCACTTCGCGGGATGGTTCGGCTGGAAGCCCGTCGCCGCCATCACCGCGCAGGACATCGGACTCTGGGAGGACGACCAACGGCGGCGGGGCTACGCGGAGTCGGGAATCAGGGGGAGAGCGGTCGTGCTGAAGTCCTTCCTCCGATACTGCTGTGAGACCGGAGCGATCACCTCGTACCCAGGGAAGTCCCCCAAGGTGGGTGGCCGGAAGGACGCGGCCTATCGCGCCGTGAGCCCCACCGAGGTGCCGACCACGTCCGAGGTGATGGCCATCTACGGCGCGATGTGGCCGCATTACAAGTCGACGGTGTGGATTCAGGCGGGATGCGGACACCGGGTCGGCGAAGCACTCGCGTTCTCGGAGTCACACGCTGGTCTGCGCGAAGGCTGGTACTTCATTCAGAACCAACTGACGACCTTTGGTCTGAACGACGGCGCGGGCCGCAGCATTGAGATCAAGAACGAGCCCAAGTGGAGCCGCAGCGGCCGCTGGGTTCCGGTGCCGCCGTCGGTGGCCGAAGTGCTGGATCTCCATCGCCAGACCTGGACGCCCTGGGGGGAGGAGGGGTGGTTCTACGAGTCTCCGGTCTATGCGGGGAGGCACCCGTCGCGCACCCACTACTCGGACAAGTGGCAGGCGGCGGTGGACAAAGCAGGGCTTGTGGCGCGCGGCTATACGCCGAAGAGTCTGCGGCACTACTTCGCCTCGATGGCGCTTGCCGCGGGGGTTCCGCTGTACGAGGTCTCCCGATGGCTCGGACACAGTTCCACCAAGGTGACCGAGAGGTGTATGCGCACCTGGTGGAAGGGGCTGGGGCGCGGATCAGCGACGCGTTTGAGGGTGCGCTGGCTGGTTCGCTCAGGGCGAGGCTGCGGGTGGTGTCTTGAGGGAGCGCGCGCCTGACGGTCCGATTCCGATAAGGAAGGGGCCCGACACTGTCGAACGGTGCCGGGCCCCTTTCGCGTCGGTGCGGGTCGTGCGGGTCAGAACGTGCCGAGCTTGATGATCGAGAGCAGCGCGATCAGCTGGATCGCCGATGCCGCCAGCGCCTTCGGCCACGGCAGGTCGTGGGACTTGGAGACCATCGTGGTGAGCAGCGCGCCGGCCGCGAGCCAGGTCGCCCAGCCGAGGAGTTGCACGAACATCTCGTCGCCGCCGAGGAACATGCCGACGAGCAGGCGGGGCGCGTCCGTCAGGCACGCGATCAGCATCGACATGCCGACCGTGGGCTGCCACGCGCCGTCGCCGCCGAGCTGGCGGGCCAGCGTGTGGGTGACCACGCCGAGGATGAAGAAGCTGATCGTGACGGCGACGCCGGTCGTCAGGACGTACGGGATCGCCGACGACAGGGTGGCGTTGATCACGTCCTCGCGGGCGCCGTCGAAGCCGAAGATCGCGAGCAGTCCGTAGAGGAACGTCACGATGAGGGCCGGGGCCCACATCGCGTAGTCGCGCATCTGGAGGTAGGTGGGCGCCGGGCGCAGCACGATCCCGCTCAGGAGCTGCTTCCAGTGCAGGCGGGGGCCGATCGGCCCGGCCGGGGCCGAGCCCGCCTGGTAGGTGGAGCCCTGGGTGTAGGGGTCGGGGTCGTCGGGGTTCACCGAGAACGCCTGGGTGTGGCCGGGGTTGTTCGCCGCGTACGGGTCGTAGCCGCCCTGGGGGTGGGGTGTGTGCGGGTCGCCGAAGTACTCGGGCTCGCCGTGTCCGCCGTGTCCCCCCTGGGCCCCGTACGCGCCGTGGGCGTTGCCGCCGTTGTTCTGGGGCCACTGCTGCTGGCCCCCGTAGTACTGCGGGGGCGCTTCGCGGTTGTCCCGGCCGCGTCCGTTCCTGAATCCAGCCACGTACTCGAACGTACCTGGTTTTACGGGGGCCGATGCCGGGCCCGGGGGATCGGGCCCGGCATTGCGGCTGAGCTGTGACATCCCTTACGGGGTGGGCCTTAGGGGGCGAGTCACCCGAGGAAGGGGGCGGTGCCGGGCCCGGGGAGCGGGCACGGCACCGGTGGTGCGGGGGGAACTGCTGCTCGGGGAGCGTCAGTTGGCGGCGTTGCCGCCGAAGATCGGCTGGCCCGCGGTGTCGAC includes:
- the dcd gene encoding dCTP deaminase, producing MLLSDKDIRAEIDAGRVRIDPYDESMVQPSSIDVRLDRYFRVFENHKYPHIDPSVEQADLTRTVEPEGDEPFILHPGEFVLASTYEVITLPDDLASRLEGKSSLGRLGLVTHSTAGFIDPGFSGHVTLELSNLATLPIKLWPGMKIGQLCMFRLSSPAEHPYGSERYGSRYQGQRGPTASRSFLNFHRTQV
- a CDS encoding site-specific integrase, which produces MVDDGSMASVNPLVDNGWALPTERSFADCWEEWMGFGTREKSSLIQYRSIYKHHFAGWFGWKPVAAITAQDIGLWEDDQRRRGYAESGIRGRAVVLKSFLRYCCETGAITSYPGKSPKVGGRKDAAYRAVSPTEVPTTSEVMAIYGAMWPHYKSTVWIQAGCGHRVGEALAFSESHAGLREGWYFIQNQLTTFGLNDGAGRSIEIKNEPKWSRSGRWVPVPPSVAEVLDLHRQTWTPWGEEGWFYESPVYAGRHPSRTHYSDKWQAAVDKAGLVARGYTPKSLRHYFASMALAAGVPLYEVSRWLGHSSTKVTERCMRTWWKGLGRGSATRLRVRWLVRSGRGCGWCLEGARA
- a CDS encoding winged helix-turn-helix domain-containing protein; protein product: MTYDIDRTHLVWQQVAAAVAHRIALGRYTSADRLPSVAELAAEFGIATSTADKVMARLKEAGLIRRVKGLGTFIADGGVSLAKEQPFGPPPRQTRR
- a CDS encoding phosphoribosyltransferase; this encodes MSDVSPVRENLTYEKFGVAVRELAQTIADDGYEPDIVLSIARGGVFVAGGLAYALDCKNIHLVNVEFYEGVGRTLPMPVMLAPVPNVVDFKDKKVLITDDVADTGKTLKLVHDFCLDEVAEVRSAVIYEKSHSLVKCEYVWKRTEDWINFPWSVLPPVVRRDGQVLDA
- a CDS encoding Yip1 family protein — translated: MSQLSRNAGPDPPGPASAPVKPGTFEYVAGFRNGRGRDNREAPPQYYGGQQQWPQNNGGNAHGAYGAQGGHGGHGEPEYFGDPHTPHPQGGYDPYAANNPGHTQAFSVNPDDPDPYTQGSTYQAGSAPAGPIGPRLHWKQLLSGIVLRPAPTYLQMRDYAMWAPALIVTFLYGLLAIFGFDGAREDVINATLSSAIPYVLTTGVAVTISFFILGVVTHTLARQLGGDGAWQPTVGMSMLIACLTDAPRLLVGMFLGGDEMFVQLLGWATWLAAGALLTTMVSKSHDLPWPKALAASAIQLIALLSIIKLGTF